One genomic region from Gammaproteobacteria bacterium encodes:
- a CDS encoding molybdenum cofactor biosynthesis protein MoaE, with translation MNIEIRQAPFDPWGAVARHQLSMEQAGKFGATAVFVGSMRDFNEGARVTWMTLEHYAAMTEKHLAHLAERAMARWDIIDVLIIHRVGDVYPGDPIVLVATWSAHRAAAYDANRFIMEELKSTAPFWKKETLREGSRWVERNTPG, from the coding sequence GCTGTCGCGCGCCATCAACTCTCGATGGAACAGGCGGGCAAATTCGGCGCCACCGCCGTGTTCGTCGGCAGCATGCGGGACTTCAACGAAGGCGCTCGTGTGACCTGGATGACCCTGGAACACTACGCGGCCATGACCGAAAAGCACCTGGCGCACCTCGCCGAACGGGCTATGGCGCGTTGGGACATAATCGACGTGCTGATTATCCATCGGGTCGGCGACGTGTATCCCGGCGATCCCATCGTGCTGGTCGCCACCTGGTCCGCGCACCGCGCCGCGGCTTATGACGCCAACCGCTTCATCATGGAAGAGCTGAAATCCACGGCGCCATTCTGGAAAAAGGAGACGCTGCGCGAGGGCAGCCGCTGGGTGGAGAGGAACACGCCGGGTTAG
- a CDS encoding molybdopterin molybdotransferase MoeA, translated as MSQNRIETSVSCQDDYDPDSLPVDEAVRRVRTQLRPVDGFEQAHLRDALGRVLAEDVYSKIDVPGHTNSAMDGFAIRGADIPADSARSLAIIGTAFAGRPFQGECGEGDCVRIMTGAPVPAGADSVVIVERAEVRGEFIRIGADNEPGQNVRAAGEDIARDERVLAVGQRLLPAHLGLLASLGIAEVKARRRLRVAFFSTGDELKSIGEPLTMGDVYDSNRYTLHGMLTRLGAEIIDMGVVRDDPLALEEAFAQAVRLADVVITSGGVSMGEADFVKRTLDKLGQIGFWKIAMKPGRPLAFGRIGDNDAGAWFFGLPGNPVSVMVTFYVFVQPALQQLMGAPPPPPLTLKIRCGSKLKKRPGRVEYQRGMMERDHQGQLTVHKTGAQGSGVLTSMAAANCFIFLPMESGNIEPGTEVEVLPFSNFV; from the coding sequence ATGAGCCAGAACCGCATTGAGACTTCCGTAAGCTGTCAGGACGATTACGATCCCGATTCCCTGCCCGTCGATGAGGCCGTCAGGCGCGTGCGTACGCAGCTGAGACCGGTGGACGGTTTCGAGCAGGCACACTTGCGCGACGCACTGGGCCGCGTACTGGCCGAAGACGTTTACTCGAAAATCGACGTGCCCGGCCACACCAACTCGGCCATGGACGGTTTCGCCATTCGGGGCGCGGACATTCCGGCAGACAGCGCGCGTAGCCTGGCGATCATCGGCACGGCCTTCGCCGGCCGGCCATTTCAAGGTGAATGCGGTGAAGGCGACTGCGTCCGCATCATGACCGGCGCGCCCGTGCCGGCCGGCGCGGACAGCGTGGTGATCGTCGAACGCGCGGAAGTCCGGGGCGAATTTATCCGCATCGGCGCCGATAACGAGCCCGGCCAGAACGTGCGCGCGGCGGGCGAGGATATCGCGCGCGACGAGCGCGTACTCGCCGTGGGCCAGCGACTGTTGCCGGCGCATCTGGGTCTGCTGGCGTCGCTGGGCATCGCCGAGGTCAAGGCCCGGCGACGCCTGCGCGTCGCGTTTTTCTCCACCGGCGACGAACTCAAATCTATCGGCGAGCCGCTGACGATGGGCGACGTGTATGACAGCAACCGCTACACCTTGCACGGGATGCTCACACGCCTGGGCGCGGAGATCATCGATATGGGCGTCGTTCGCGATGACCCGCTTGCCCTGGAAGAAGCCTTCGCGCAGGCCGTGCGGCTCGCCGACGTGGTGATCACGTCGGGGGGCGTATCCATGGGAGAGGCCGATTTCGTCAAGCGCACCCTGGACAAACTGGGCCAGATCGGTTTCTGGAAGATCGCCATGAAACCGGGGCGGCCGCTCGCCTTCGGGCGCATTGGCGATAATGATGCCGGAGCCTGGTTTTTCGGGCTGCCCGGCAACCCGGTGTCGGTGATGGTGACGTTTTACGTATTCGTGCAGCCGGCCCTGCAGCAACTCATGGGCGCACCGCCGCCACCGCCGCTGACGCTCAAAATCCGGTGCGGTTCAAAACTCAAAAAGCGCCCGGGACGGGTCGAATATCAGCGCGGTATGATGGAACGCGACCACCAGGGGCAGCTAACCGTGCATAAGACCGGCGCACAGGGCTCCGGGGTTTTGACGTCGATGGCCGCGGCCAATTGCTTTATCTTTTTGCCGATGGAAAGCGGCAACATCGAACCGGGCACTGAGGTCGAGGTGCTGCCGTTTTCGAATTTCGTGTGA
- a CDS encoding acyl-CoA dehydrogenase has translation MGWVIWIAVIASGLFALARIRASLKIWTGALAVVLIVLGWSGYLAFPPGVVLWGLWLIVALMNFPGPRRSALSAPLLDYVRRVLPPMSQTEKTAIQAGGVWWDAELFQGNPQWSRLLNTPAPRLTEEEQTFIDGPVETLCRMLDDWQITHELNDLPPAVWAFLKANRIFGMIIPKSYGGHGFSALAHSTVVMKITSRSCAAAVTVMVPNSLGPAELLLHYGTDKQKNHYLPRLARGEEIPCFALTAPTAGSDAGAIPDFGVICRGEYQGQIVLGLRLTWDKRYITLAPVASVLGLAFKAVDPDHLLGDAEELGITCALIPTDTPGVNIGRRHNPLDTAFQNGPTSGRDVFIPMDWIIGGQAQVGRGWAMLMECLSVGRGISLPALGTGLGKHASRYAGAYAAVRKQFGLPIGHFEGVEEVLARIGGLTYMMDAARLLTAAAIDAGERPSVVSAIVKYHNTEAMRQVINDAMDIHGGRGICLGARNYLASGYKSTPVSITVEGANILTRGLIIFGQGALRCHPYLVREMDAACDPDREAGLAAFDLALFSHLGYGVRNAARALLYGLTGGRLSPAPVAAPTARYYQHAARMSAAFAVIADVAMLLMGGALKRKEKLSGRFADALGCLFLLSAALKRFEDTGRPRADLPLVEWVAQYCLYRVQDALDGVLRNFPSRVLGVLLRVLVFPLGRRFRYPADPLGTEIANLLLTPSAARDRLTAGIHISSDSKDAAGRVEYALQQTTAIAPVEHKLRAALIKPPSYGYGDEWLHAAVVSGIITTAEAAQYRTAQQAVMDAIQVDDFPQTLGADAQTLAQASRPAYSEQARS, from the coding sequence ATGGGGTGGGTAATCTGGATCGCTGTGATCGCCTCCGGGCTGTTCGCGCTGGCGCGTATCCGCGCGAGTTTGAAGATATGGACTGGCGCGCTGGCGGTTGTGCTCATCGTGCTGGGCTGGAGCGGTTATCTCGCGTTCCCGCCTGGCGTCGTCCTATGGGGTTTGTGGCTGATTGTGGCCCTGATGAACTTTCCGGGCCCACGGCGCAGTGCGTTAAGCGCGCCGCTGCTCGATTACGTGCGGCGCGTGTTGCCGCCCATGTCGCAGACCGAGAAGACCGCCATTCAGGCAGGCGGCGTGTGGTGGGACGCCGAGCTGTTTCAGGGCAATCCGCAATGGAGCAGATTGCTGAACACGCCGGCGCCACGACTCACCGAGGAAGAACAGACATTCATCGACGGTCCGGTGGAAACGCTGTGCCGAATGCTCGACGACTGGCAGATCACGCACGAATTGAACGATCTTCCGCCTGCTGTCTGGGCGTTTCTTAAAGCGAATCGTATCTTCGGCATGATTATCCCGAAATCGTACGGCGGGCACGGCTTCTCCGCGCTGGCGCATTCCACCGTGGTGATGAAAATCACCAGCCGCAGCTGCGCGGCCGCGGTCACGGTGATGGTGCCCAACTCGCTGGGTCCTGCAGAGTTACTGCTGCATTACGGCACGGACAAGCAGAAGAATCATTATCTACCGCGTCTGGCGCGGGGTGAGGAAATTCCGTGTTTCGCCTTGACGGCGCCCACGGCCGGTTCGGATGCCGGCGCGATCCCGGATTTCGGCGTCATCTGCCGAGGCGAATACCAAGGCCAAATCGTGCTCGGTCTGCGCCTCACCTGGGACAAGCGCTATATCACCCTGGCGCCGGTTGCCTCCGTGCTGGGGCTCGCGTTCAAGGCCGTCGATCCCGATCACCTGCTGGGAGACGCGGAGGAACTGGGCATCACCTGCGCACTGATTCCGACCGATACACCGGGTGTGAATATCGGCCGGCGTCACAACCCGCTGGACACCGCATTCCAGAATGGTCCGACTTCCGGGCGCGACGTTTTCATACCGATGGACTGGATCATCGGCGGTCAGGCGCAAGTCGGGCGCGGCTGGGCGATGCTGATGGAGTGTCTGTCGGTGGGTCGCGGTATCTCGTTGCCAGCGCTGGGCACGGGTCTTGGCAAGCACGCCAGCCGCTATGCGGGCGCATACGCCGCCGTGCGCAAACAGTTCGGACTTCCGATCGGCCACTTCGAAGGCGTGGAGGAAGTGCTGGCGCGCATCGGCGGACTGACCTACATGATGGACGCCGCGCGCCTGCTCACCGCTGCGGCGATCGATGCCGGTGAAAGGCCGTCGGTGGTGTCGGCGATCGTCAAGTATCACAACACCGAGGCCATGCGCCAGGTGATCAACGACGCCATGGACATTCACGGTGGGCGCGGCATTTGTCTGGGCGCGCGCAATTATCTCGCCTCCGGCTACAAGTCTACACCAGTCAGCATCACTGTGGAGGGCGCGAATATCCTCACGCGCGGCCTGATCATCTTCGGGCAGGGCGCGCTGCGCTGTCATCCTTATCTGGTGCGCGAGATGGACGCGGCCTGCGATCCGGATCGCGAGGCGGGCTTGGCCGCGTTCGATCTGGCGTTGTTCTCGCATCTGGGTTATGGCGTGCGCAACGCCGCGCGCGCGCTGCTTTACGGGCTGACCGGGGGCCGGCTCTCGCCGGCGCCGGTGGCTGCGCCGACCGCGCGTTACTATCAACACGCGGCGCGTATGAGCGCGGCCTTTGCCGTAATCGCGGATGTGGCCATGCTGCTGATGGGCGGCGCGCTCAAGCGCAAGGAAAAACTGTCCGGGCGTTTCGCCGATGCGCTCGGCTGCCTGTTTCTCTTATCCGCCGCGCTCAAGCGTTTCGAGGATACCGGCAGGCCGCGGGCGGACCTGCCGCTGGTGGAATGGGTCGCCCAGTATTGTCTCTATCGCGTACAGGACGCGCTGGACGGCGTGCTGCGCAATTTTCCGTCGCGCGTGCTCGGCGTGTTGCTGCGTGTGCTGGTGTTTCCGCTGGGGCGACGATTTCGTTATCCGGCCGATCCGCTGGGCACCGAAATCGCCAATCTGCTGCTGACACCGTCCGCTGCCCGCGATCGCCTGACCGCGGGCATTCATATCTCGTCGGATTCCAAAGATGCGGCGGGGCGCGTCGAATACGCGCTGCAACAAACGACGGCTATCGCGCCCGTGGAACACAAACTGCGCGCCGCGCTCATCAAACCACCGTCGTATGGCTACGGCGACGAATGGCTTCATGCGGCCGTTGTGAGTGGCATCATCACCACCGCCGAGGCCGCGCAGTATCGCACCGCGCAGCAGGCTGTCATGGACGCTATTCAGGTGGACGATTTTCCGCAGACCCTGGGCGCAGATGCGCAAACGCTGGCGCAAGCGTCACGTCCGGCATATTCGGAGCAGGCACGGTCATGA